A genome region from Nycticebus coucang isolate mNycCou1 chromosome 4, mNycCou1.pri, whole genome shotgun sequence includes the following:
- the GPR45 gene encoding probable G-protein coupled receptor 45 has protein sequence MHCKAQLALPKKDTSPDDHSSAPQLQRRRGGRCSRQTGDGHHRSVEGAAPSRLCPSSTCLSKMACNSTSLETYQYLLLNASNATEPGAATLPGPLRIALAVGMLLMMVVGFLGNTVVCVIVYQRPAMRSAINLLLATLAFSDILLCVCCMPFTAVSLITVRWHFGDGFCHLSATLYWFFVLEGVAILLIISVDRFLIIVQRQDKLNPRRAKTIIAVSWVLSFCVAVPLLSGRTFMEVPARAPQCVLGYTELPAARAYVGTLVAAVFFVPFGVMLCAYTCILNTVRKNAVRVHNQSDSLDLRQLARAGLRRLHRPHQVSVDLSFKTKAFTTILILFVGFSLCWLPHSVYSLLSVFSRRFYYGPSFYATSTCVLWLSYLKSVFNPIVYCWRIKKFREACIELLPQTFQILPKVPERIRRRIQPNTVYVCNENQSAV, from the coding sequence ATGCATTGCAAGGCCCAGCTAGCGCTCCCAAAGAAAGACACTTCTCCCGACGACCACTCCAGTGCCCCACAGCTCCAGCGACGTAGAGGCGGAAGATGCAGCCGGCAGACAGGAGATGGCCACCACCGAAGTGTTGAGGGGGCCGCCCCTAGCCGTTTGTGTCCCAGCTCCACGTGTCTCTCCAAGATGGCCTGTAACAGCACGTCCCTCGAGACTTACCAATACCTGCTGCTGAATGCCAGCAACGCGACGGAACCCGGGGCCGCGACCCTACCGGGCCCGCTACGGATCGCGCTGGCGGTGGGGATGCTGCTCATGATGGTGGTTGGCTTCCTCGGCAACACGGTGGTGTGCGTCATCGTGTACCAGAGGCCGGCCATGCGCTCGGCCATCAACCTGCTGCTGGCCACCCTGGCCTTCTCTGACATCCTGCTGTGCGTGTGCTGCATGCCCTTCACTGCCGTTTCCCTCATCACCGTCCGCTGGCACTTCGGGGACGGCTTCTGCCACCTCTCGGCCACGCTCTACTGGTTTTTCGTCCTGGAAGGCGTGGCCATCCTGCTCATCATCAGCGTCGACCGCTTTCTCATCATCGTCCAGCGCCAGGACAAGCTGAACCCGCGGAGGGCCAAGACCATCATCGCCGTCTCCTGGGTGCTGTCCTTTTGCGTCGCGGTCCCGCTGCTCTCGGGCCGGACGTTCATGGAGGTGCCCGCGCGCGCCCCCCAGTGTGTGCTGGGCTACACGGAGCTCCCCGCCGCCCGCGCCTACGTGGGGACGCTGGTGGCGGCCGTGTTCTTCGTGCCCTTCGGCGTCATGCTGTGCGCCTACACGTGCATCCTCAACACGGTGCGCAAGAACGCTGTGCGCGTGCACAACCAGTCCGACAGCCTGGACCTGCGCCAGCTCGCGCGCGCCGGCCTGCGGCGGCTGCACCGCCCGCACCAGGTCAGCGTAGACCTGAGCTTCAAGACCAAGGCCTTCACCACCATCCTCATCCTCTTCGTGGGCTTCTCCCTCTGCTGGCTGCCCCACTCGGTCTACAGCCTCTTGTCTGTGTTCAGCCGGCGCTTTTACTACGGCCCCTCCTTCTACGCCACCAGCACCTGCGTCCTGTGGCTCAGTTACCTCAAGTCGGTCTTCAACCCCATCGTCTACTGCTGGAGAATCAAAAAATTCCGCGAGGCCTGCATAGAGCTGCTGCCCCAAACCTTCCAGATCCTTCCCAAAGTGCCTGAGCGGATCCGGAGGAGAATCCAGCCAAACACAGTCTATGTGTGCAACGAGAACCAGTCTGCGGTTTAG